A stretch of Myxocyprinus asiaticus isolate MX2 ecotype Aquarium Trade chromosome 42, UBuf_Myxa_2, whole genome shotgun sequence DNA encodes these proteins:
- the LOC127432922 gene encoding NADPH--cytochrome P450 reductase-like isoform X3: MGCMFSLPQDRLAAAERAQPIRETSFIEKLKKTNRNIVVFYGSQTGTAEEFANRLAKDAHRYGMKGMAADPEEYDMSELSRLKEIPNSLAVFCMATYGEGDPTDNAQEFYDWMQGTDDDLEGVNFAVFGLGNKTYEHFNAMGKYIDKRLAELGGKRVFDLGLGDNDSNLEEDFISWKEQFWPAVCEFFGLEATGENSSIRQFELVVHNDINMNQVYTGEMGQLKSFQIQKPPFDSKNPFLAPVTVNRKLNKEGSRHLMHLELDISDSKIRYDAGDHVAVYPTNDAAVVNRIGDRLGVDLDTVISLKNLDEESNKKHPFPCPTTYCTALTHYLDINNPPRTNVLYELAQYASDPKEQEIMRKVASASLEGKALYQSWVVDSERNILAILEDLPSLHPPIDHLCELLPRLQARYYSIASSAKVHPTSVHICAVVVEYTTKTERVFKGKDVGETILYFGCHHRNEDFLYQQELEDFERAGVLTQLNVAFSRDQEHKVYVQHLLKKNKEHLWKCIHSNNAHIYVCGDARNMARDIQVAFHEIAQEVGGLTHTQAVDYFKKLMTKGRYSQDVWS; this comes from the exons ATGGGGTGCATGTTCTCATTGCCACAGGACAGACTGGCAGCAGCAGAGAG agctcaACCCATCCGTGAGACCAGCTTTATTGAAAAACTGAAGAAAAct AACCGAAACATTGTGGTGTTTTACGGATCCCAAACAGGGACGGCTGAGGAGTTTGCTAACAGACTGGCAAAAGATGCCCATCGCTATGGAATGAAAGGGATGGCAGCTGACCCAGAGGAGTATGACATG TCCGAGCTGTCTAGATTGAAAGAGATTCCAAATTCCTTGGCTGTATTCTGTATGGCAACCTATGGAGAGGGAGACCCCACAGACAACGCCCAGGAGTTCTATGACTGGATGCAGGGCACTGATGACGATCTTGAAGGAGTCAATTTTGCT GTGTTTGGTTTAGGAAATAAAACATATGAGCACTTTAATGCCATGGGCAAGTATATAGACAAGAGGCTTGCTGAACTTGGTGGGAAAAGGGTTTTTGACCTGGGACTTGGGGACAATGACAgcaa CTTGGAGGAGGATTTTATCTCTTGGAAGGAACAGTTCTGGCCTGCAGTCTGTGAGTTCTTTGGCTTGGAGGCCACAGGAGAAAACAGcag CATTCGGCAGTTTGAACTGGTGGTCCATAATGACATCAATATGAATCAAGTGTACACTGGAGAGATGGGGCAGCTCAAAAGCTTCCAGATACAGAAACC GCCTTTTGATTCAAAGAATCCTTTCCTCGCACCTGTGACTGTTAATCGTAAGCTGAACAAAGAAGGAAGCCGCCACCTAATGCACTTAGAATTGGATATTTCTGACTCTAAAATCAG ATATGATGCAGGAGACCATGTTGCTGTTTACCCCACAAATGATGCAGCTGTGGTCAACAGAATAGGAGACAGACTTGGAGTGGATCTTGATACTGTCATCTCTCTCAAAAACCTggatg AGGAGTCCAATAAAAAGCACCCATTCCCATGTCCAACTACATACTGTACGGCACTGACCCACTACCTCGACATCAACAACCCGCCTCGCACAAATGTGCTGTATGAGTTGGCGCAGTACGCCTCCGATCCCAAAGAACAGGAAATCATGCGCAAGGTGGCCTCTGCCTCACTTGAAGGAAAG GCTCTGTACCAGAGCTGGGTTGTGGATTCTGAGAGGAACATCCTGGCTATTCTAGAAGATCTACCATCCCTGCACCCTCCTATAGAccacctgtgtgaacttctgccTCGACTTCAGGCTCGATACTATTCCATCGCCTCCTCCGCCAAG GTCCATCCAACCTCTGTGCACATCTGTGCTGTGGTGGTCGAGTACACTACCAAGACAGAAAGAGTCTTCAAAG GGAAGGATGTTGGTGAGACAATACTTTACTTTGGTTGTCACCATAGAAACGAGGACTTCCTGTACCAGCAGGAACTGGAGGATTTTGAGAGGGCAGGTGTGCTGACACAGCTTAATGTTGCTTTTTCAAGAGACCAGGAACACAAG GTCTATGTGCAACATCTTCTAAAGAAGAACAAGGAGCACTTGTGGAAATGTATACACTCAAATAATGCCCACATATATGTTTGCGG AGATGCACGTAACATGGCTCGAGACATCCAGGTGGCCTTCCATGAGATTGCCCAGGAGGTGGGcggcctgacacacacacaggctgtgGACTATTTCAAGAAGCTGATGACCAAGGGCCGATACTCACAGGATGTTTGGAGTTAA
- the LOC127432922 gene encoding NADPH--cytochrome P450 reductase-like isoform X2, translating to MKGMAADPEEYDMSELSRLKEIPNSLAVFCMATYGEGDPTDNAQEFYDWMQGTDDDLEGVNFAVFGLGNKTYEHFNAMGKYIDKRLAELGGKRVFDLGLGDNDSNLEEDFISWKEQFWPAVCEFFGLEATGENSSIRQFELVVHNDINMNQVYTGEMGQLKSFQIQKPPFDSKNPFLAPVTVNRKLNKEGSRHLMHLELDISDSKIRYDAGDHVAVYPTNDAAVVNRIGDRLGVDLDTVISLKNLDEESNKKHPFPCPTTYCTALTHYLDINNPPRTNVLYELAQYASDPKEQEIMRKVASASLEGKALYQSWVVDSERNILAILEDLPSLHPPIDHLCELLPRLQARYYSIASSAKVHPTSVHICAVVVEYTTKTERVFKGVATNWLKSKIITYNGHKPTVPMYVRRSQFRLPYKASNPVVMIGPGTGIAPFMGFIQERALQKEQGKDVGETILYFGCHHRNEDFLYQQELEDFERAGVLTQLNVAFSRDQEHKVYVQHLLKKNKEHLWKCIHSNNAHIYVCGDARNMARDIQVAFHEIAQEVGGLTHTQAVDYFKKLMTKGRYSQDVWS from the exons ATGAAAGGGATGGCAGCTGACCCAGAGGAGTATGACATG TCCGAGCTGTCTAGATTGAAAGAGATTCCAAATTCCTTGGCTGTATTCTGTATGGCAACCTATGGAGAGGGAGACCCCACAGACAACGCCCAGGAGTTCTATGACTGGATGCAGGGCACTGATGACGATCTTGAAGGAGTCAATTTTGCT GTGTTTGGTTTAGGAAATAAAACATATGAGCACTTTAATGCCATGGGCAAGTATATAGACAAGAGGCTTGCTGAACTTGGTGGGAAAAGGGTTTTTGACCTGGGACTTGGGGACAATGACAgcaa CTTGGAGGAGGATTTTATCTCTTGGAAGGAACAGTTCTGGCCTGCAGTCTGTGAGTTCTTTGGCTTGGAGGCCACAGGAGAAAACAGcag CATTCGGCAGTTTGAACTGGTGGTCCATAATGACATCAATATGAATCAAGTGTACACTGGAGAGATGGGGCAGCTCAAAAGCTTCCAGATACAGAAACC GCCTTTTGATTCAAAGAATCCTTTCCTCGCACCTGTGACTGTTAATCGTAAGCTGAACAAAGAAGGAAGCCGCCACCTAATGCACTTAGAATTGGATATTTCTGACTCTAAAATCAG ATATGATGCAGGAGACCATGTTGCTGTTTACCCCACAAATGATGCAGCTGTGGTCAACAGAATAGGAGACAGACTTGGAGTGGATCTTGATACTGTCATCTCTCTCAAAAACCTggatg AGGAGTCCAATAAAAAGCACCCATTCCCATGTCCAACTACATACTGTACGGCACTGACCCACTACCTCGACATCAACAACCCGCCTCGCACAAATGTGCTGTATGAGTTGGCGCAGTACGCCTCCGATCCCAAAGAACAGGAAATCATGCGCAAGGTGGCCTCTGCCTCACTTGAAGGAAAG GCTCTGTACCAGAGCTGGGTTGTGGATTCTGAGAGGAACATCCTGGCTATTCTAGAAGATCTACCATCCCTGCACCCTCCTATAGAccacctgtgtgaacttctgccTCGACTTCAGGCTCGATACTATTCCATCGCCTCCTCCGCCAAG GTCCATCCAACCTCTGTGCACATCTGTGCTGTGGTGGTCGAGTACACTACCAAGACAGAAAGAGTCTTCAAAGGTGTGGCTACTAACTGGCTCAAGAGCAAAATTATTACTTACAACGGCCACAAGCCCACTGTTCCCATGTATGTTAGAAGATCCCAATTCCGTCTGCCCTACAAAGCAAGTAATCCTGTAGTTATGATCGGACCTGGAACTGGCATTGCCCCTTTCATGGGCTTCATCCAGGAGAGAGCATTGCAAAAAGAACAAG GGAAGGATGTTGGTGAGACAATACTTTACTTTGGTTGTCACCATAGAAACGAGGACTTCCTGTACCAGCAGGAACTGGAGGATTTTGAGAGGGCAGGTGTGCTGACACAGCTTAATGTTGCTTTTTCAAGAGACCAGGAACACAAG GTCTATGTGCAACATCTTCTAAAGAAGAACAAGGAGCACTTGTGGAAATGTATACACTCAAATAATGCCCACATATATGTTTGCGG AGATGCACGTAACATGGCTCGAGACATCCAGGTGGCCTTCCATGAGATTGCCCAGGAGGTGGGcggcctgacacacacacaggctgtgGACTATTTCAAGAAGCTGATGACCAAGGGCCGATACTCACAGGATGTTTGGAGTTAA
- the LOC127432922 gene encoding NADPH--cytochrome P450 reductase-like isoform X1 gives MGCMFSLPQDRLAAAERAQPIRETSFIEKLKKTNRNIVVFYGSQTGTAEEFANRLAKDAHRYGMKGMAADPEEYDMSELSRLKEIPNSLAVFCMATYGEGDPTDNAQEFYDWMQGTDDDLEGVNFAVFGLGNKTYEHFNAMGKYIDKRLAELGGKRVFDLGLGDNDSNLEEDFISWKEQFWPAVCEFFGLEATGENSSIRQFELVVHNDINMNQVYTGEMGQLKSFQIQKPPFDSKNPFLAPVTVNRKLNKEGSRHLMHLELDISDSKIRYDAGDHVAVYPTNDAAVVNRIGDRLGVDLDTVISLKNLDEESNKKHPFPCPTTYCTALTHYLDINNPPRTNVLYELAQYASDPKEQEIMRKVASASLEGKALYQSWVVDSERNILAILEDLPSLHPPIDHLCELLPRLQARYYSIASSAKVHPTSVHICAVVVEYTTKTERVFKGVATNWLKSKIITYNGHKPTVPMYVRRSQFRLPYKASNPVVMIGPGTGIAPFMGFIQERALQKEQGKDVGETILYFGCHHRNEDFLYQQELEDFERAGVLTQLNVAFSRDQEHKVYVQHLLKKNKEHLWKCIHSNNAHIYVCGDARNMARDIQVAFHEIAQEVGGLTHTQAVDYFKKLMTKGRYSQDVWS, from the exons ATGGGGTGCATGTTCTCATTGCCACAGGACAGACTGGCAGCAGCAGAGAG agctcaACCCATCCGTGAGACCAGCTTTATTGAAAAACTGAAGAAAAct AACCGAAACATTGTGGTGTTTTACGGATCCCAAACAGGGACGGCTGAGGAGTTTGCTAACAGACTGGCAAAAGATGCCCATCGCTATGGAATGAAAGGGATGGCAGCTGACCCAGAGGAGTATGACATG TCCGAGCTGTCTAGATTGAAAGAGATTCCAAATTCCTTGGCTGTATTCTGTATGGCAACCTATGGAGAGGGAGACCCCACAGACAACGCCCAGGAGTTCTATGACTGGATGCAGGGCACTGATGACGATCTTGAAGGAGTCAATTTTGCT GTGTTTGGTTTAGGAAATAAAACATATGAGCACTTTAATGCCATGGGCAAGTATATAGACAAGAGGCTTGCTGAACTTGGTGGGAAAAGGGTTTTTGACCTGGGACTTGGGGACAATGACAgcaa CTTGGAGGAGGATTTTATCTCTTGGAAGGAACAGTTCTGGCCTGCAGTCTGTGAGTTCTTTGGCTTGGAGGCCACAGGAGAAAACAGcag CATTCGGCAGTTTGAACTGGTGGTCCATAATGACATCAATATGAATCAAGTGTACACTGGAGAGATGGGGCAGCTCAAAAGCTTCCAGATACAGAAACC GCCTTTTGATTCAAAGAATCCTTTCCTCGCACCTGTGACTGTTAATCGTAAGCTGAACAAAGAAGGAAGCCGCCACCTAATGCACTTAGAATTGGATATTTCTGACTCTAAAATCAG ATATGATGCAGGAGACCATGTTGCTGTTTACCCCACAAATGATGCAGCTGTGGTCAACAGAATAGGAGACAGACTTGGAGTGGATCTTGATACTGTCATCTCTCTCAAAAACCTggatg AGGAGTCCAATAAAAAGCACCCATTCCCATGTCCAACTACATACTGTACGGCACTGACCCACTACCTCGACATCAACAACCCGCCTCGCACAAATGTGCTGTATGAGTTGGCGCAGTACGCCTCCGATCCCAAAGAACAGGAAATCATGCGCAAGGTGGCCTCTGCCTCACTTGAAGGAAAG GCTCTGTACCAGAGCTGGGTTGTGGATTCTGAGAGGAACATCCTGGCTATTCTAGAAGATCTACCATCCCTGCACCCTCCTATAGAccacctgtgtgaacttctgccTCGACTTCAGGCTCGATACTATTCCATCGCCTCCTCCGCCAAG GTCCATCCAACCTCTGTGCACATCTGTGCTGTGGTGGTCGAGTACACTACCAAGACAGAAAGAGTCTTCAAAGGTGTGGCTACTAACTGGCTCAAGAGCAAAATTATTACTTACAACGGCCACAAGCCCACTGTTCCCATGTATGTTAGAAGATCCCAATTCCGTCTGCCCTACAAAGCAAGTAATCCTGTAGTTATGATCGGACCTGGAACTGGCATTGCCCCTTTCATGGGCTTCATCCAGGAGAGAGCATTGCAAAAAGAACAAG GGAAGGATGTTGGTGAGACAATACTTTACTTTGGTTGTCACCATAGAAACGAGGACTTCCTGTACCAGCAGGAACTGGAGGATTTTGAGAGGGCAGGTGTGCTGACACAGCTTAATGTTGCTTTTTCAAGAGACCAGGAACACAAG GTCTATGTGCAACATCTTCTAAAGAAGAACAAGGAGCACTTGTGGAAATGTATACACTCAAATAATGCCCACATATATGTTTGCGG AGATGCACGTAACATGGCTCGAGACATCCAGGTGGCCTTCCATGAGATTGCCCAGGAGGTGGGcggcctgacacacacacaggctgtgGACTATTTCAAGAAGCTGATGACCAAGGGCCGATACTCACAGGATGTTTGGAGTTAA
- the LOC127432922 gene encoding NADPH--cytochrome P450 reductase-like isoform X4 — protein MGCMFSLPQDRLAAAERAQPIRETSFIEKLKKTNRNIVVFYGSQTGTAEEFANRLAKDAHRYGMKGMAADPEEYDMSELSRLKEIPNSLAVFCMATYGEGDPTDNAQEFYDWMQGTDDDLEGVNFAVFGLGNKTYEHFNAMGKYIDKRLAELGGKRVFDLGLGDNDSNLEEDFISWKEQFWPAVCEFFGLEATGENSSIRQFELVVHNDINMNQVYTGEMGQLKSFQIQKPPFDSKNPFLAPVTVNRKLNKEGSRHLMHLELDISDSKIRYDAGDHVAVYPTNDAAVVNRIGDRLGVDLDTVISLKNLDEESNKKHPFPCPTTYCTALTHYLDINNPPRTNVLYELAQYASDPKEQEIMRKVASASLEGKALYQSWVVDSERNILAILEDLPSLHPPIDHLCELLPRLQARYYSIASSAKVHPTSVHICAVVVEYTTKTERVFKGVATNWLKSKIITYNGHKPTVPMYVRRSQFRLPYKASNPVVMIGPGTGIAPFMGFIQERALQKEQGKDVGETILYFGCHHRNEDFLYQQELEDFERAGVLTQLNVAFSRDQEHKRCT, from the exons ATGGGGTGCATGTTCTCATTGCCACAGGACAGACTGGCAGCAGCAGAGAG agctcaACCCATCCGTGAGACCAGCTTTATTGAAAAACTGAAGAAAAct AACCGAAACATTGTGGTGTTTTACGGATCCCAAACAGGGACGGCTGAGGAGTTTGCTAACAGACTGGCAAAAGATGCCCATCGCTATGGAATGAAAGGGATGGCAGCTGACCCAGAGGAGTATGACATG TCCGAGCTGTCTAGATTGAAAGAGATTCCAAATTCCTTGGCTGTATTCTGTATGGCAACCTATGGAGAGGGAGACCCCACAGACAACGCCCAGGAGTTCTATGACTGGATGCAGGGCACTGATGACGATCTTGAAGGAGTCAATTTTGCT GTGTTTGGTTTAGGAAATAAAACATATGAGCACTTTAATGCCATGGGCAAGTATATAGACAAGAGGCTTGCTGAACTTGGTGGGAAAAGGGTTTTTGACCTGGGACTTGGGGACAATGACAgcaa CTTGGAGGAGGATTTTATCTCTTGGAAGGAACAGTTCTGGCCTGCAGTCTGTGAGTTCTTTGGCTTGGAGGCCACAGGAGAAAACAGcag CATTCGGCAGTTTGAACTGGTGGTCCATAATGACATCAATATGAATCAAGTGTACACTGGAGAGATGGGGCAGCTCAAAAGCTTCCAGATACAGAAACC GCCTTTTGATTCAAAGAATCCTTTCCTCGCACCTGTGACTGTTAATCGTAAGCTGAACAAAGAAGGAAGCCGCCACCTAATGCACTTAGAATTGGATATTTCTGACTCTAAAATCAG ATATGATGCAGGAGACCATGTTGCTGTTTACCCCACAAATGATGCAGCTGTGGTCAACAGAATAGGAGACAGACTTGGAGTGGATCTTGATACTGTCATCTCTCTCAAAAACCTggatg AGGAGTCCAATAAAAAGCACCCATTCCCATGTCCAACTACATACTGTACGGCACTGACCCACTACCTCGACATCAACAACCCGCCTCGCACAAATGTGCTGTATGAGTTGGCGCAGTACGCCTCCGATCCCAAAGAACAGGAAATCATGCGCAAGGTGGCCTCTGCCTCACTTGAAGGAAAG GCTCTGTACCAGAGCTGGGTTGTGGATTCTGAGAGGAACATCCTGGCTATTCTAGAAGATCTACCATCCCTGCACCCTCCTATAGAccacctgtgtgaacttctgccTCGACTTCAGGCTCGATACTATTCCATCGCCTCCTCCGCCAAG GTCCATCCAACCTCTGTGCACATCTGTGCTGTGGTGGTCGAGTACACTACCAAGACAGAAAGAGTCTTCAAAGGTGTGGCTACTAACTGGCTCAAGAGCAAAATTATTACTTACAACGGCCACAAGCCCACTGTTCCCATGTATGTTAGAAGATCCCAATTCCGTCTGCCCTACAAAGCAAGTAATCCTGTAGTTATGATCGGACCTGGAACTGGCATTGCCCCTTTCATGGGCTTCATCCAGGAGAGAGCATTGCAAAAAGAACAAG GGAAGGATGTTGGTGAGACAATACTTTACTTTGGTTGTCACCATAGAAACGAGGACTTCCTGTACCAGCAGGAACTGGAGGATTTTGAGAGGGCAGGTGTGCTGACACAGCTTAATGTTGCTTTTTCAAGAGACCAGGAACACAAG AGATGCACGTAA
- the tmem120aa gene encoding ion channel TACAN has translation MLFNPTGLAECLQEWQDLEKDYQQLQETHRLYKQKLEEVSKLQDSSSSSIARQKKKLKDLSESLEECRVIANPDDVNRIDGIQESIRERPNVFFEMEAFLPKKNGLYLSLVLGNVNVTLLNKQSKFSYKDEYEKFKLYLTVLLLLFSFTCRFLVSYRVVDALFNFLLVWYYCTLTIRESILINNGSKIKGWWVFQHYVSTFLSGVMLTWPDGELYQMFRNQFLSYSMYINFVQFLQYYYQSGCLYRLRALGERHNMDLTVEGFPSWMWRDLTFLLPFLFLGHFFQLYNGITLFQMVQLPEWKEWQVLMCGSTFLVLFIGNFFTTLGVVYHKYMDQNKAKLCKKH, from the exons ATGTTATTTAATCCGACTGGGTTGGCCGAATGTTTACAAGAATGGCAGGATCTGGAAAAAGACTATCAACAGCTCCAG GAGACACATCGACTGTACAAACAGAAGCTGGAAGAAGTTTCGAAGCTGCAGGACAGTAGTTCTTCTTCTATCGCACGTCAGAAGAAAAAGTTAAAGGATCTCTCCGAATCCCTGGAAGA ATGCAGAGTTATAGCAAATCCAGATGATGTCAACAGAATAGACGGGATCCAAGAATCCATTAGAGAAAGACCAAATGTCTTTTTTGAGATGGAGGCCTTCCTGCCAAAGAAGAACGG GTTATACCTCAGTCTTGTTCTTGGAAATGTGAATGTTACACTCCTTAACAAGCAGTCCAA GTTTTCCTATAAAGACGAGTATGAGAAATTCAAACTATACTTGACCGTACTGCTCTTGTTGTTCTCATTCACCTGTCGGTTTTTGGTCAGCTACAG GGTTGTAGATGCACTTTTCAACTTCCTGTTGGTGTGGTATTATTGCACATTGACGATAAGAGAGAGCATCCTCATTAATAACGGCTCTAA GATCAAAGGCTGGTGGGTGTTTCAACACTATGTCTCAACTTTTCTGTCTGGAGTAATGCTGACCTG GCCTGATGGTGAACTCTACCAGATGTTCAGAAATCAGTTCTTGTCCTACTCCATGTATATAA ATTTTGTTCAGTTTCTGCAGTATTACTACCAAAGTGGCTGCTTATATAGACTTAGAGCGCTTGGAGAAAGACACAATATGGACCTCACAGTTG AGGGGTTTCCGTCCTGGATGTGGAGGGATCTGACCTTTCTCCTGCCGTTCCTTTTCTTGGGCCAT TTTTTCCAGCTGTATAATGGAATTACACTCTTCCAAATGGTCCAGCTTCCAGAATGGAAAGAGTGGCAG GTTCTCATGTGTGGCTCAACTTTCCTTGTTTTGTTCATTGGAAACTTCTTCACCACTCTTGGTGTTGTGTACCACAAATACATGGATCAGAACAAGGCCAAACTCTGCAAAAAGCACTga
- the styxl1 gene encoding serine/threonine/tyrosine-interacting-like protein 1 isoform X3: MLPPEAVYGDARPAEAYYFSHIITARNAKWDSEGKFVIPMDVEVESMRYIIVYDSSTDSLLDSGPATDCADSLAKASRFPVQILNGGYEKFSALYTFLRTQKIIYTIRELENLVPYPVEILPGQLYMGDYRQATNLQILKDLKLNALVNLSDECSLMFKKAKCTVLHIRIADSEVADLLTSFERVCAFIDSHLNSASCVMIFSTLGISRSCAVAMAYLIHHRKYMLKEAWNHIQQCKANMRPNRGFVQQLSDWELQILGQRVTDIAEPNY; the protein is encoded by the exons atgctgcctccggaggctgtatacggag ATGCCCGTCCAGCAGAAGCATATTACTTCAGCCACATCATTACTGCCAGAAATGCAAAATGG GATTCTGAAGGAAAATTTGTTATACCCATGGATGTTGAGGTTGAAAGTATGAGATACATCATTGTATATGATAGCAGCACTGATTCTTTGTTGGATTCAG gtccAGCCACAGACTGTGCAGACAGCCTAGCAAAAGCGAGCCGCTTTCCCGTTCAGATTCTAAATGGTGGCTATGAGAAGTTTTCTGCACTCTATACTTTCCTAagaacacaaaaaattatttatacaatTAGG GAATTGGAGAACTTGGTGCCCTATCCTGTGGAAATCTTACCAGGCCAGCTTTACATGGGAGATTATAGGCAGGCAACGAATCTTCAAATCCTCAAAGATCTAAAATTGAACGCACTTGTCAATCTTTCTGATGAATGCAGTCTAAT gtttaaaaaagcaaaatgcactgTCCTACACATCCGAATCGCAGATTCTGAAGTGGCAGATTTGTTAACATCATTTGAGAGAGTGTGTGCTTTCATTG ATTCACATCTCAATAGTGCTTCTTGTGTTATGATATTCTCTACTCTTGGGATAAGCCGAAGCTGTGCTGTAGCAATGGCATATCTTATACATCACCGAAAATACATGCTGAag GAGGCATGGAATCATATTCAGCAATGCAAAGCCAACATGAGGCCAAATCGAGGATTTGTGCAGCAACTCTCTGACTGGGAACTTCAGATTCTTGGGCAGAGAGTTACAGATATTGCAGAGCCCAACTACTAA
- the styxl1 gene encoding serine/threonine/tyrosine-interacting-like protein 1 isoform X1: MAGKVICEATKLYNILNQYTRISRLAESNYLCLIDARPAEAYYFSHIITARNAKWDSEGKFVIPMDVEVESMRYIIVYDSSTDSLLDSGPATDCADSLAKASRFPVQILNGGYEKFSALYTFLRTQKIIYTIRELENLVPYPVEILPGQLYMGDYRQATNLQILKDLKLNALVNLSDECSLMFKKAKCTVLHIRIADSEVADLLTSFERVCAFIDSHLNSASCVMIFSTLGISRSCAVAMAYLIHHRKYMLKEAWNHIQQCKANMRPNRGFVQQLSDWELQILGQRVTDIAEPNY, from the exons ATGGCTGGAAAAGTTATTTGTGAAGCAACAAAACTGTACAACATCCTAAATCAATACACTCGTATATCGAGGCTTGCAGAGAGCAACTATCTTTGTCTGATTG ATGCCCGTCCAGCAGAAGCATATTACTTCAGCCACATCATTACTGCCAGAAATGCAAAATGG GATTCTGAAGGAAAATTTGTTATACCCATGGATGTTGAGGTTGAAAGTATGAGATACATCATTGTATATGATAGCAGCACTGATTCTTTGTTGGATTCAG gtccAGCCACAGACTGTGCAGACAGCCTAGCAAAAGCGAGCCGCTTTCCCGTTCAGATTCTAAATGGTGGCTATGAGAAGTTTTCTGCACTCTATACTTTCCTAagaacacaaaaaattatttatacaatTAGG GAATTGGAGAACTTGGTGCCCTATCCTGTGGAAATCTTACCAGGCCAGCTTTACATGGGAGATTATAGGCAGGCAACGAATCTTCAAATCCTCAAAGATCTAAAATTGAACGCACTTGTCAATCTTTCTGATGAATGCAGTCTAAT gtttaaaaaagcaaaatgcactgTCCTACACATCCGAATCGCAGATTCTGAAGTGGCAGATTTGTTAACATCATTTGAGAGAGTGTGTGCTTTCATTG ATTCACATCTCAATAGTGCTTCTTGTGTTATGATATTCTCTACTCTTGGGATAAGCCGAAGCTGTGCTGTAGCAATGGCATATCTTATACATCACCGAAAATACATGCTGAag GAGGCATGGAATCATATTCAGCAATGCAAAGCCAACATGAGGCCAAATCGAGGATTTGTGCAGCAACTCTCTGACTGGGAACTTCAGATTCTTGGGCAGAGAGTTACAGATATTGCAGAGCCCAACTACTAA
- the styxl1 gene encoding serine/threonine/tyrosine-interacting-like protein 1 isoform X2 — translation MAAEEAVDSQFVYKYARPAEAYYFSHIITARNAKWDSEGKFVIPMDVEVESMRYIIVYDSSTDSLLDSGPATDCADSLAKASRFPVQILNGGYEKFSALYTFLRTQKIIYTIRELENLVPYPVEILPGQLYMGDYRQATNLQILKDLKLNALVNLSDECSLMFKKAKCTVLHIRIADSEVADLLTSFERVCAFIDSHLNSASCVMIFSTLGISRSCAVAMAYLIHHRKYMLKEAWNHIQQCKANMRPNRGFVQQLSDWELQILGQRVTDIAEPNY, via the exons atggcggccgaagaggcagttgatagccaatttgtgtataaat ATGCCCGTCCAGCAGAAGCATATTACTTCAGCCACATCATTACTGCCAGAAATGCAAAATGG GATTCTGAAGGAAAATTTGTTATACCCATGGATGTTGAGGTTGAAAGTATGAGATACATCATTGTATATGATAGCAGCACTGATTCTTTGTTGGATTCAG gtccAGCCACAGACTGTGCAGACAGCCTAGCAAAAGCGAGCCGCTTTCCCGTTCAGATTCTAAATGGTGGCTATGAGAAGTTTTCTGCACTCTATACTTTCCTAagaacacaaaaaattatttatacaatTAGG GAATTGGAGAACTTGGTGCCCTATCCTGTGGAAATCTTACCAGGCCAGCTTTACATGGGAGATTATAGGCAGGCAACGAATCTTCAAATCCTCAAAGATCTAAAATTGAACGCACTTGTCAATCTTTCTGATGAATGCAGTCTAAT gtttaaaaaagcaaaatgcactgTCCTACACATCCGAATCGCAGATTCTGAAGTGGCAGATTTGTTAACATCATTTGAGAGAGTGTGTGCTTTCATTG ATTCACATCTCAATAGTGCTTCTTGTGTTATGATATTCTCTACTCTTGGGATAAGCCGAAGCTGTGCTGTAGCAATGGCATATCTTATACATCACCGAAAATACATGCTGAag GAGGCATGGAATCATATTCAGCAATGCAAAGCCAACATGAGGCCAAATCGAGGATTTGTGCAGCAACTCTCTGACTGGGAACTTCAGATTCTTGGGCAGAGAGTTACAGATATTGCAGAGCCCAACTACTAA